One Pichia kudriavzevii chromosome 3, complete sequence genomic window carries:
- a CDS encoding uncharacterized protein (PKUD0C07210; Pfam Domains: Ferric_reduct(5.4e-30)|FAD_binding_8(3e- 19)|NAD_binding_6(3.6e-10)), which yields MKLGSILQWSLLLTGVVEAGEWVAYDNEYYAAIGCKSAISKKAYFCGKPESDKKYTCSCKNEYALASWLGCTEEYFPHLSKDKLVSQIVQLCQTKGKQKKMTSKKLVDNYESLQNDFVNIDEDSKYNKTSPKFPIHGKSVEKAATLAMISNKHRWDNVSTSHYMGIAFVAAVGLVMIVAGILNWLSRFSLTYNNAKTGTLVNFVRKNFSLGILGNHLHGGFLGGVNPDRVEAFFICLMFLYIVLTNFILGFDYLEGDTVFANKQAGLSRYYGDRSAISLSYHLPLLFIFPGRNNFFQVITRWKYQRFVTFHKWLARFVMMEILIHSFAMASQTYALDKFSRFQTGWYRWGIVGTVAGGIILLCAAAPIRKYYYEIFLYTHIILVVTFLYSAWLHAASQDYEDFYWACCGIWIFDRVVRIARIFLNGFAPSATVEYFPGEEVLKITVANTSKIMKPYPGAHAFIHFLTPTTFFQSHPFTVYPSESQPGHIHFTCRIKKGITKKIADLCRKSEKNTIAIKIAVDGYYGEQSPYQMFDKSVFITGGTGISGPLFHAKRLVETDANKEVKFYWSVRRLEDIKSYAPELLMFKDTIVKPVIYVSQPEGSYLSTTSSDDNENKEEFTPPAEVNMDEQVAAVASFADIKFGRLKATEIIDSEISDAAGTIAFGACSHPEVVDQVRKHIAKSLNASSYRIEYFEEMQKW from the coding sequence ATGAAATTAGGTTCAATATTACAGTGGTCTCTACTATTGACAGGAGTTGTTGAAGCTGGTGAATGGGTGGCTTATGACAACGAATACTATGCTGCTATTGGTTGTAAGTCCGCAATTAGTAAGAAGGCATACTTTTGTGGTAAACCTGAATCCGATAAAAAATACACTTGTTCTTGTAAGAACGAATACGCTTTGGCTTCATGGTTGGGTTGTACTGAGGAGTACTTTCCTCATTTATCGAAGGACAAATTGGTTTCGCAAATTGTTCAGCTATGTCAAACAAAGGgtaaacaaaagaaaatgacTTCCAAGAAACTGGTTGATAACTACGAAAGCCTAcaaaatgattttgttaaCATTGACGAagattcaaaatataataaaacTTCTCCAAAATTCCCAATTCATGGTAAATCTGTTGAGAAAGCTGCTACACTTGCAATGATCTCTAACAAACATAGATGGGATAATGTCTCAACCTCTCACTATATGGGTATTGCttttgttgctgctgtaGGTTTAGTTATGATTGTTGCTGGAATTCTTAACTGGTTATCAAGATTTTCGTTGACTTATAATAATGCAAAGACTGGTACTTTGGTTAACTTTGTTAGGAAAAATTTCTCCTTGGGAATACTGGGTAATCATTTGCACGGTGGCTTCTTGGGTGGTGTTAACCCAGATAGAGTAGAAGCGTTCTTCATatgtttgatgtttttgTACATCGTTTTGACCAATTTTATTCTTGGCTTTGACTACCTTGAAGGTGACACAGTTTTTGCAAACAAACAAGCTGGTTTATCACGGTATTATGGTGACAGGTCTGCAATTAGTCTGTCttatcatcttcctctCTTGTTTATTTTCCCTGGTAGGaacaatttctttcaagtGATCACCAGATGgaaatatcaaagatttgTTACTTTCCATAAATGGCTGGCAAGGTTCGTTATGATGGAAATTTTGATTCATTCCTTCGCTATGGCTTCTCAGACTTACGCATTGGATAAATTCAGTCGATTCCAAACAGGTTGGTATAGATGGGGAATTGTCGGTACTGTTGCAGGTGGTATTATTTTACTCTGTGCCGCTGCTCCTATTAGGAAATACTACTATGAAATATTCCTGTATACTCATATCATATTGGTGGTTACTTTTCTCTATTCTGCTTGGCTTCACGCTGCATCTCAAGACTATGAAGATTTTTACTGGGCATGTTGTGGTATTTGGATCTTTGATAGAGTTGTTAGAATTGCACGTATTTTCCTAAATGGTTTTGCTCCATCTGCGACTGTGGAATATTTCCCTGGTGAGGAGGTTTTGAAGATCACTGTTGCCAACACCAGTAAAATCATGAAACCATATCCTGGTGCACATGCCTTTATCCATTTCTTGACACCAACAACTTTTTTCCAATCTCATCCATTCACTGTTTACCCATCTGAATCTCAACCCGGACATATTCACTTTACTTGTCGTATCAAAAAGGGTATCACTAAGAAAATTGCAGATCTGTGTAGAAAATCcgaaaaaaatacaattgCGATTAAGATAGCAGTGGATGGTTACTATGGTGAACAATCACCATACCAAATGTTTGATAAATCTGTTTTTATTACCGGCGGTACAGGTATCTCTGGACCACTATTCCATGCAAAAAGACTAGTTGAAACAGATGCTAACAAAGAAGTCAAATTCTATTGGTCAGTTCGTAGATTAGAAGACATTAAAAGTTATGCACCTGAACTATTAATGTTCAAAGATACAATTGTCAAACCTGTCATTTATGTCAGTCAACCTGAGGGTAGTTATCTTTCTACAACTTCTAGTGATGATAACGAAAACAAGGAAGAGTTCACCCCGCCTGCAGAAGTTAACATGGATGAACAAGTTGCAGCTGTTGCTTCCTTTGCTGATATCAAGTTCGGTCGTTTAAAGGCAACCGAAATTATTGATTCTGAAATTTCAGATGCAGCAGGAACAATTGCATTTGGTGCATGTTCTCATCCTGAGGTCGTGGATCAAGTCAGGAAACACATTGCAAAGTCTTTGAATGCTTCATCTTATAGAATCGAATACTTCGAAGAGATGCAAAAATGGTAG